The following proteins are co-located in the Merismopedia glauca CCAP 1448/3 genome:
- a CDS encoding catalase: MTEQQRVNDSAKNQDLDQYRVSAGEDLTTNQGVRVSDTDNSLKIGSRGPSLRDDFHFQEKLTHFDRERIPERVVHARGSGAHGYFQAYESMAEYTKAKFLQDPSVQTPVFVRFSTVVGFRGSADTVRDVRGFAIKFYTEDGNYDMVGNNIPVFFIQDAIKFPDLVHAIKPEPHNEMPQAAAAHDNFWDFISLTPEAMHMIMWVLSDRALPRSFRMMQGFGIHTFRFVNDQGKSRFVKFHWKPMLGVHSMVFDETQKIGGKDPDFNRRDLWESIEKGNFPEYELGVQIIAEEDEYKFDFDILDPTKLIPEELVPVRPIGKMVLNRNPDNFFAETEQVAFQPSNVVPGIDFSDDPLLQGRLMSYHDTQLHRLGSPNFTELPINKSLCPFHNNQRDGRMQMRIPTSTVNYYPNSLGGGQPAPSETEGYVHYPERVEGQKVRERSPSFKDHFTQATLFFNSLSMPEKEHIVQAAHFELGKVEDKGVRERMVNLFNHVDHELAKKVAMGIGIPAPTQSVSENHGKSSAAISQENTTKTAKGRKVAILAADGVNGEQVMAIKTALQEAGVQAEIVSKFKGMIKSADGQEMMVDKTFLTSASVLFDAIYVPGGAQSSEALRMQGDAIHFINEAFKHCKPIAAIAEGVELLKTSDIKGVKLSDSSMQNDGGVVTAKTQSDLNGFAKSFIEAIAQHRFWMREEKEKVPA, from the coding sequence ATGACTGAGCAACAGCGTGTCAATGATAGTGCGAAAAATCAAGATTTAGACCAATATCGAGTTAGTGCTGGTGAAGATCTCACTACCAATCAAGGCGTGCGGGTTAGCGATACCGATAATTCACTCAAAATCGGTTCCCGTGGACCTTCGCTGCGGGATGATTTTCACTTTCAAGAAAAACTCACGCACTTTGATCGCGAACGCATTCCCGAACGAGTAGTTCACGCACGGGGTTCTGGCGCTCACGGATATTTCCAGGCCTATGAATCGATGGCGGAATATACCAAAGCCAAATTCTTGCAAGATCCGTCAGTGCAAACGCCCGTATTCGTTCGTTTTTCCACAGTAGTTGGATTTCGCGGCTCTGCGGACACCGTGCGCGACGTGCGGGGCTTTGCCATTAAGTTCTACACAGAAGACGGGAACTACGACATGGTTGGCAACAACATTCCTGTTTTCTTTATCCAAGACGCAATTAAGTTCCCCGATCTCGTTCATGCGATTAAACCGGAACCGCATAACGAAATGCCGCAAGCGGCGGCAGCACACGACAATTTTTGGGATTTTATTTCCCTTACTCCTGAAGCAATGCACATGATTATGTGGGTGTTAAGCGATCGCGCTTTGCCTCGCAGTTTTCGCATGATGCAAGGCTTTGGCATTCACACCTTCCGGTTTGTCAACGACCAAGGGAAATCTCGCTTTGTCAAATTCCACTGGAAACCTATGCTGGGCGTTCATTCAATGGTATTTGATGAAACCCAAAAAATTGGAGGCAAAGACCCAGATTTCAATCGTCGGGATTTGTGGGAATCCATTGAGAAGGGTAATTTCCCCGAATACGAACTAGGCGTACAAATTATTGCTGAAGAAGACGAGTACAAATTTGACTTCGATATTCTCGATCCGACTAAGTTAATCCCTGAAGAACTCGTTCCAGTGCGTCCAATTGGGAAAATGGTTCTCAACCGCAATCCCGATAATTTCTTTGCCGAAACCGAACAAGTGGCATTTCAACCGAGCAATGTCGTTCCTGGTATTGACTTCAGTGACGATCCATTGTTGCAAGGTCGATTGATGTCCTATCACGACACCCAACTTCATCGTTTAGGCAGTCCCAATTTCACAGAATTACCGATTAATAAATCTCTGTGTCCGTTCCACAACAACCAACGGGATGGACGAATGCAGATGCGGATTCCTACTAGCACCGTCAACTACTATCCCAATTCCCTTGGTGGCGGACAGCCTGCGCCTTCTGAAACCGAAGGTTACGTGCATTATCCAGAGCGCGTTGAAGGACAAAAGGTACGCGAACGCAGCCCTAGTTTCAAAGACCATTTCACCCAAGCAACTTTGTTTTTCAATAGCCTTTCCATGCCAGAGAAAGAGCATATAGTCCAAGCGGCTCATTTCGAGTTGGGCAAAGTGGAAGATAAAGGCGTGCGAGAGCGCATGGTGAATTTATTCAATCATGTAGACCATGAATTAGCTAAAAAAGTCGCAATGGGTATCGGTATCCCCGCACCGACACAATCGGTAAGCGAAAATCATGGCAAAAGTTCGGCTGCCATTAGTCAGGAAAACACCACCAAGACAGCTAAAGGTCGCAAAGTGGCAATTCTAGCCGCAGATGGGGTTAATGGCGAACAGGTAATGGCAATTAAAACAGCGTTGCAAGAAGCTGGAGTTCAAGCAGAGATTGTATCGAAGTTCAAAGGTATGATTAAGAGCGCAGACGGTCAAGAAATGATGGTTGATAAAACCTTCTTGACCAGTGCCTCGGTGCTGTTTGATGCGATCTATGTTCCTGGCGGCGCTCAAAGCAGCGAAGCTTTGCGGATGCAGGGAGATGCGATTCACTTTATCAACGAAGCGTTTAAACACTGCAAGCCAATTGCCGCGATCGCAGAGGGAGTTGAGTTGCTGAAAACCTCTGATATCAAAGGGGTGAAGCTCTCAGATAGTTCAATGCAAAACGATGGAGGGGTCGTAACGGCAAAAACTCAATCCGATCTCAATGGGTTTGCTAAATCGTTCATTGAGGCGATCGCCCAACATCGTTTCTGGATGCGGGAAGAGAAAGAAAAAGTGCCTGCATGA
- the chlP gene encoding geranylgeranyl reductase translates to MVLRVAVVGGGPAGSSAAETLAKAGIETYLFERKLDNAKPCGGAIPLCMVSEFDLPPEIIDRRVRKMKMISPSNVEVNIGQTLKDEEYIGMCRREILDGYLRDRAAKSGANLINGTMYQLDIPSNNTDPYTLHYADHSDGSATGVMKILKVDVVVGADGANSRVAKAIDAGDYNYAIAFQERIRLPEDKMAYYEDLAEMYVGDDVSPDFYAWVFPKYDHVAVGTGTMKVNKAIIKQLQAGIRKRAAARLEGGEIIKVEAHPIPEHPRPRRVVGRVALVGDAAGTVTKSSGEGIYFAAKSARMCAEAIVEFSNGGTRIPTEADLKVYIKRWDKKYGMTYKVLDLLQTVFYRSDATREAFVEMCSDIDVQKLTFDSYLYKTVVPANPLIQMKITAKTIGSLLRGNALAP, encoded by the coding sequence TTGGTACTGAGGGTTGCTGTTGTAGGAGGAGGTCCAGCCGGTTCCTCTGCTGCTGAAACGCTAGCAAAAGCTGGGATTGAAACCTATTTGTTCGAGCGGAAGCTGGATAATGCCAAACCCTGCGGTGGTGCTATCCCCCTGTGTATGGTGAGTGAATTTGACCTACCACCAGAAATTATCGATCGCCGAGTGCGGAAGATGAAAATGATTTCGCCTTCCAATGTCGAGGTCAATATCGGTCAAACTTTAAAAGATGAAGAATATATCGGGATGTGTCGGCGCGAAATCCTAGATGGATATTTACGCGATCGCGCAGCCAAATCGGGTGCTAACTTAATCAATGGCACCATGTATCAATTAGATATTCCTAGCAATAATACAGACCCCTATACCCTCCATTACGCCGATCATTCTGACGGTTCTGCCACAGGGGTGATGAAAATCCTGAAGGTAGATGTGGTAGTGGGTGCAGATGGTGCTAACTCGCGGGTAGCTAAAGCCATTGATGCGGGAGATTACAATTATGCGATCGCTTTCCAAGAGCGGATTCGCCTCCCTGAAGATAAGATGGCTTACTATGAAGACCTAGCTGAGATGTATGTGGGTGATGATGTTTCTCCCGACTTCTACGCCTGGGTATTCCCCAAATACGACCACGTAGCGGTGGGTACGGGGACGATGAAGGTGAACAAAGCCATCATCAAGCAGTTACAAGCTGGTATCAGAAAGAGAGCCGCCGCTAGGCTTGAAGGTGGGGAAATCATCAAAGTTGAAGCTCACCCCATCCCCGAACATCCCAGACCTCGCCGCGTTGTTGGTAGAGTGGCTTTAGTAGGAGATGCTGCCGGAACTGTAACTAAGTCTTCTGGTGAAGGCATCTACTTTGCAGCCAAATCTGCCAGAATGTGCGCTGAGGCGATCGTCGAATTCTCTAACGGTGGAACTCGCATCCCGACAGAAGCAGATCTCAAAGTTTACATTAAACGTTGGGATAAGAAGTATGGTATGACCTACAAGGTGTTAGATCTCCTGCAAACCGTTTTCTATCGTTCTGATGCTACCAGAGAAGCATTTGTAGAAATGTGTTCTGATATTGATGTCCAAAAGCTAACCTTTGACAGCTATTTGTACAAAACAGTGGTTCCTGCTAATCCTCTGATCCAGATGAAGATTACAGCTAAAACTATTGGTAGCCTATTGCGGGGAAATGCTCTAGCTCCTTAG